One part of the Tunicatimonas pelagia genome encodes these proteins:
- a CDS encoding CsgG/HfaB family protein, whose translation MKTRIHLLVLGLITTWFFTACAPYLNQPLQNSQARLGSESGMYEALTSLPEPQEKVVAAVYKFRDQTGQYRPTEVGASWSTAVTQGGTSILLRALEESGWYTTIEREGLSNLLNERKIIRSSRQAYNEQQGGEVDTALPPLLFAGVILEGGIISYDANTMTGGAGARYFGVGGSVQYRQDRVTVYLRAISTSTGRILRTVYTSRTVLSQKLDAGLFKFVSFQRLLEAETGFTYNEPTEIAVREAIEKAVHSLTIEGIREGLWNLKHPEEMNAPVIQQYVREAEINPNRDFLGRRRNQFERGRIAVGGSLGTFRYAGDYPNPLYQLSGEAHVQWQLSSFLSAGVEVGRGTLAGEGFYQEDFNYGLVNTVWRTFPQMRFSPHIRLSGGAISAQSQRRWLPKAVVGLGAEYLLNNTVGIQAGVQYHYVFSDELDQMAQGKFNDYFYSANVGINLYLGRRTR comes from the coding sequence ATGAAAACACGTATTCACCTGCTAGTCCTTGGCTTGATAACCACTTGGTTCTTCACCGCCTGTGCACCGTATCTCAACCAACCCCTGCAAAATTCGCAAGCTCGCTTGGGTTCCGAATCGGGCATGTACGAAGCTTTAACATCCCTGCCGGAACCCCAGGAAAAAGTGGTGGCAGCCGTTTATAAGTTTCGCGACCAAACCGGACAGTACCGCCCTACCGAGGTGGGAGCGAGTTGGTCGACGGCTGTTACCCAAGGAGGTACCTCTATCTTGCTACGCGCCCTAGAAGAATCAGGCTGGTACACCACCATAGAGCGGGAAGGGCTGTCCAATTTGCTGAATGAACGAAAGATTATCCGTTCCTCGCGTCAGGCGTATAATGAGCAGCAGGGTGGGGAAGTAGATACCGCATTGCCGCCCTTGTTATTTGCCGGCGTGATTCTGGAAGGAGGCATTATCTCGTATGATGCCAATACGATGACGGGCGGTGCTGGGGCTCGTTACTTTGGGGTAGGGGGCTCAGTGCAGTACCGCCAAGACCGGGTGACAGTCTACTTGCGGGCGATCTCTACCAGCACCGGACGCATTCTAAGAACGGTGTATACCTCTCGAACCGTTCTTTCCCAAAAGTTGGATGCTGGACTGTTTAAATTTGTGAGCTTTCAGCGGTTGTTAGAAGCCGAAACCGGTTTTACCTACAACGAGCCTACCGAGATTGCGGTGCGGGAAGCCATTGAAAAAGCGGTGCATAGTTTGACTATTGAAGGCATCCGGGAGGGGTTATGGAACCTAAAGCATCCCGAAGAGATGAATGCCCCAGTGATTCAGCAGTATGTGCGGGAGGCGGAGATAAATCCGAATCGGGACTTTTTAGGAAGGCGCAGAAATCAGTTTGAGCGAGGTCGCATAGCGGTGGGGGGTAGTTTAGGCACCTTTCGCTACGCGGGGGACTATCCCAACCCCTTGTACCAGCTATCGGGCGAGGCGCATGTTCAGTGGCAGTTGAGCTCTTTCTTGTCAGCCGGAGTAGAAGTCGGGCGGGGCACGTTGGCGGGGGAGGGCTTTTACCAAGAAGACTTCAATTATGGTTTAGTGAATACGGTATGGCGGACGTTTCCTCAGATGCGGTTCAGCCCACATATCCGCCTAAGTGGCGGGGCGATCAGTGCCCAGTCGCAACGGCGTTGGTTGCCCAAAGCCGTGGTGGGGTTGGGAGCAGAATATTTGTTGAACAATACGGTAGGTATTCAGGCGGGGGTGCAGTATCACTACGTCTTTAGTGATGAGCTGGACCAGATGGCGCAGGGCAAATTTAACGACTACTTCTATTCAGCCAACGTAGGCATCAACCTCTATTTGGGTAGAAGAACACGATAA